In a genomic window of Streptomyces pristinaespiralis:
- the glgX gene encoding glycogen debranching protein GlgX: MSSAAEQETVREKVPGDPPVTRSAEAGPAARRSRTDARETDTASRRPPVWPGAPTPLGARYRVGPDGVAGTNFALWAGGAEGVELCLFDERGAETRLPLTELTHEIWHGFVPGVGPGARYGYRVHGRWDPWTGARWNPAKLLLDPYARAVDAGAGNDYGALPPEVYGHVRDWPEQHVADTVRDDRDSAPFVPKAVVVHDDAGGDEWMDDRRPKTPWADSVIYELHVRGFTRLHPGIPEELRGTYAGLAHPAAIEHLVRLGVTAVELLPVHQFAHEDHLLRRGLRNYWGYNSIGYFAPHAAYAATGTAGQQVGEFKRMVRALHAAGIEVILDVVYNHTAEAGELGPMLSLRGIDNRGYYRLQADARRYADYTGCGNTLHVVQPHVLRLITDSLRYWVTEMGVDGFRFDLAAALARSMHDVDMLSPFLAVIAQDPVLRRVKLIAEPWDVGNGGYQVGAFPPLWTEWNDRYRDSVRDFWRGALHDVRDLGYRLSGSSDLYAWGGRRPYASINFITAHDGFTLRDLVSYERKHNEANGEGNRDGTNDNRSWNCGAEGETDDPAVLALRRRQLRNLLTTLLVSTGVPMLVAGDEMGRTQGGSNNAYCQDNEVSWVDWSLAGQPGPAGLLQLTRRLLALRHSHPVLRRRAFFSGRPQAADGLRDLAWFTPHGSEMTEEDWYAPSATLALYLSGRDIPGRDARGCQVTDDSFLTVLHAAAEPVDFRLPGPPWAAAYELVVDTSLEDQSTAPGTVHEGGRVVRVPGRSVLLLRVRT; encoded by the coding sequence GTGTCGAGCGCAGCCGAGCAGGAGACGGTGCGGGAGAAGGTGCCGGGCGATCCGCCCGTCACCCGTTCGGCGGAGGCCGGCCCGGCCGCACGCCGTTCACGGACGGACGCCCGGGAGACGGACACGGCATCCCGCAGACCACCCGTGTGGCCGGGGGCGCCGACCCCTCTGGGCGCGCGGTACCGGGTGGGGCCGGACGGGGTGGCGGGGACCAACTTCGCGCTGTGGGCCGGCGGGGCGGAGGGGGTGGAGCTCTGCCTCTTCGACGAACGGGGTGCGGAGACCCGGCTGCCGCTGACCGAACTGACCCATGAGATCTGGCACGGCTTCGTGCCCGGCGTGGGCCCCGGCGCCCGGTACGGATACCGGGTCCACGGCCGCTGGGACCCCTGGACGGGCGCCCGCTGGAATCCCGCGAAGCTGCTGCTCGACCCGTACGCGCGGGCCGTCGACGCGGGCGCGGGCAACGACTACGGCGCCCTGCCCCCGGAGGTCTACGGGCACGTGCGCGACTGGCCCGAGCAGCATGTCGCCGACACCGTCCGCGACGACCGGGACTCCGCCCCGTTCGTCCCCAAGGCAGTGGTCGTCCACGACGACGCCGGCGGCGACGAGTGGATGGACGACCGCAGGCCCAAGACGCCCTGGGCCGACTCGGTCATCTACGAACTGCACGTCCGCGGATTCACCCGGCTGCACCCTGGCATCCCCGAGGAACTGCGGGGCACGTACGCGGGGCTCGCCCACCCGGCGGCGATCGAGCACCTGGTGCGGCTCGGTGTGACGGCGGTCGAGCTGCTGCCGGTGCACCAGTTCGCGCACGAGGACCATCTGCTGCGCCGCGGCCTGCGCAACTACTGGGGCTACAACTCGATCGGATACTTCGCCCCGCACGCGGCCTATGCGGCCACCGGCACCGCCGGGCAGCAGGTCGGCGAGTTCAAGCGGATGGTGCGCGCGCTGCACGCCGCGGGGATCGAGGTCATCCTCGACGTGGTCTACAACCACACGGCGGAGGCCGGCGAGCTGGGGCCGATGCTGTCCCTGCGCGGGATCGACAACCGCGGCTACTACCGCCTCCAGGCGGACGCCCGCAGATACGCGGACTACACGGGGTGCGGCAACACACTGCATGTGGTGCAGCCCCATGTGCTGCGGCTCATCACAGATTCGCTGCGCTACTGGGTGACCGAGATGGGTGTCGACGGCTTCCGTTTCGATCTGGCCGCGGCGCTGGCCCGCTCCATGCACGACGTCGACATGCTGTCCCCCTTTCTCGCCGTCATCGCGCAGGACCCGGTGCTGCGCCGGGTGAAGCTGATCGCCGAGCCGTGGGACGTGGGCAACGGCGGTTACCAGGTGGGGGCGTTCCCGCCGCTGTGGACGGAGTGGAACGACCGCTACCGGGACTCCGTGCGCGACTTCTGGCGCGGCGCGCTGCACGATGTGCGCGACCTCGGCTACCGGCTGTCCGGCTCCAGCGACCTGTACGCCTGGGGCGGCCGGCGGCCGTACGCGTCCATCAACTTCATCACCGCCCATGACGGCTTCACCCTGCGCGACCTGGTCAGCTACGAGCGCAAGCACAACGAGGCCAACGGCGAGGGCAACCGGGACGGCACGAATGACAACCGCTCCTGGAACTGCGGCGCCGAGGGCGAGACCGACGACCCGGCGGTGCTCGCCCTGCGCCGCCGGCAGCTGCGCAACCTGCTGACCACCCTGCTGGTGTCGACAGGCGTGCCCATGCTGGTCGCCGGTGACGAGATGGGCCGAACCCAGGGCGGCAGCAACAACGCCTACTGCCAGGACAACGAGGTCAGTTGGGTGGACTGGTCGCTGGCCGGGCAGCCGGGCCCTGCCGGGCTGCTCCAGCTCACCCGGCGGCTGCTGGCACTGCGGCACAGCCATCCTGTGCTGCGCAGACGCGCCTTCTTCTCCGGCCGGCCGCAGGCCGCGGACGGGCTGCGGGACCTCGCCTGGTTCACACCGCACGGCAGCGAGATGACCGAGGAGGACTGGTACGCGCCGTCCGCCACACTCGCCCTCTACCTCTCCGGCCGGGACATCCCCGGCCGGGACGCCCGCGGCTGCCAGGTGACGGACGACAGCTTCCTGACGGTGCTGCACGCGGCGGCGGAGCCGGTGGACTTCAGGCTGCCGGGGCCGCCGTGGGCGGCGGCGTACGAACTGGTCGTCGACACCTCGCTGGAGGACCAGAGCACCGCACCGGGCACCGTGCACGAGGGCGGCCGCGTGGTGCGGGTACCGGGGAGGTCCGTGCTGCTGCTGAGGGTGCGGACCTGA
- a CDS encoding response regulator has product MAEHPAHERPVTLIVVDDHPVVRDGLRGMFESAAGFQVLGEAADGTAGVELATRLDPDVVLMDLRMPGGGGVAAIAELSRRGARSRVLVLTTYDTDSDTLPAIEAGATGYLLKDAPREELFTAVRAAAQGRTVLSPAVASRLVSHVRAPAAPGSEGLSAREREVLELVAKGTSNRAIARELFISEATVKTHLTHVFGKLGAKDRAAAVALAYERGILG; this is encoded by the coding sequence ATGGCTGAACACCCCGCGCACGAACGCCCCGTCACCCTGATCGTCGTCGACGACCATCCCGTCGTACGGGACGGCCTGCGCGGGATGTTCGAGTCCGCGGCAGGCTTCCAGGTCCTCGGCGAGGCCGCGGACGGCACGGCCGGCGTCGAACTGGCCACCCGCCTCGACCCCGACGTGGTCCTGATGGACCTGCGGATGCCCGGCGGCGGGGGAGTGGCGGCCATCGCCGAGCTGTCCCGACGCGGCGCCCGGTCCCGGGTCCTGGTCCTCACCACGTACGACACCGACTCCGACACCCTGCCCGCCATCGAGGCCGGGGCGACCGGCTACCTCCTCAAGGACGCGCCCCGCGAGGAGCTGTTCACGGCGGTCCGGGCCGCCGCGCAGGGGCGTACGGTCCTGTCGCCCGCGGTCGCCTCCCGGCTCGTCTCGCACGTCCGCGCCCCGGCGGCGCCCGGCAGCGAAGGTCTGTCGGCGCGCGAGCGGGAGGTGCTGGAGCTCGTCGCCAAGGGCACCTCCAACCGCGCGATCGCGCGCGAACTGTTCATCAGCGAGGCCACGGTGAAGACCCACCTCACCCATGTCTTCGGCAAGCTCGGCGCCAAGGACCGCGCCGCCGCGGTGGCCCTGGCGTACGAACGCGGCATCCTCGGCTGA
- a CDS encoding sensor histidine kinase: protein MRLSDAVLRPGTAVPIEERWAQFHRYGPYALLGLATVIAGAGAGHFMDRAEMRAAGVLGVAVLALQVWWGVRRPDPEEYARAGQIYYALRTVLAFALTWLNPLFSIYAVLGYFDSGHLLPGRRAYAGLLATAVTMAGSQAGGLPPASGLQWMLFGGLYVLNASLCLLFARFGVQEAERAKERLATIQALELANARLEQALEENAGLHAQLLVQAREAGIADERRRLAAEIHDTIAQGLAGIITQLQVVTSTTDPEVAGEHLERACALARHSLGEARRSVQNLAPAALEHATLPEALKNTVADWSRRTGVRARLTVTGTEEPLHDEVAATLLRIAEEALANTARHARAARAGVTLSYMGDEVTLDVRDDGRGFDPLAVAPRSGSGGFGLDGMRARAERIAGTVAVESEPGQGTAVSARVPLVRHG from the coding sequence ATGAGGCTGTCCGACGCGGTGCTGAGGCCGGGAACGGCCGTACCGATCGAGGAGCGCTGGGCGCAGTTCCACCGCTACGGCCCTTACGCCCTCCTGGGTCTCGCGACCGTGATCGCCGGCGCCGGCGCCGGCCACTTCATGGACCGCGCGGAGATGCGCGCCGCCGGTGTGCTCGGCGTCGCCGTCCTGGCGCTCCAGGTGTGGTGGGGCGTGCGCCGGCCCGACCCGGAGGAGTACGCCCGGGCCGGGCAGATCTACTACGCCCTGCGGACCGTTCTCGCCTTCGCCCTCACCTGGCTGAATCCGCTCTTCTCCATCTACGCCGTCCTCGGCTACTTCGACTCCGGCCATCTGCTGCCCGGCCGCCGGGCGTACGCGGGGCTGCTGGCCACCGCCGTGACCATGGCGGGCTCCCAGGCCGGCGGTCTGCCGCCCGCCTCCGGGCTCCAGTGGATGCTCTTCGGCGGGCTCTACGTCCTCAACGCCTCCCTGTGCCTGCTCTTCGCCCGCTTCGGCGTCCAGGAGGCCGAGCGGGCGAAGGAACGTCTGGCCACGATCCAGGCGCTGGAGCTCGCCAACGCCCGTCTGGAACAGGCCCTCGAGGAGAACGCGGGTCTGCACGCCCAACTCCTCGTCCAGGCCCGCGAGGCGGGCATCGCCGACGAACGCCGCCGGCTCGCCGCCGAGATCCACGACACCATCGCCCAGGGCCTGGCCGGCATCATCACCCAGCTGCAGGTCGTCACGTCCACCACCGACCCAGAAGTCGCCGGCGAACACCTGGAGCGGGCCTGCGCGCTCGCCCGCCACAGCCTCGGCGAGGCCCGCCGCTCCGTGCAGAACCTGGCTCCGGCCGCCCTCGAGCACGCCACCCTTCCCGAGGCCCTGAAGAACACCGTCGCCGACTGGTCGCGGCGTACCGGCGTGCGGGCCCGCCTCACCGTCACCGGAACCGAGGAGCCCCTGCACGACGAGGTCGCCGCCACCCTGCTGCGGATCGCGGAGGAGGCCCTGGCCAACACCGCCCGGCACGCACGGGCCGCACGGGCCGGTGTGACCCTGTCCTACATGGGCGACGAGGTCACCCTCGACGTCCGCGACGACGGCCGGGGCTTCGACCCCCTCGCCGTCGCGCCGCGATCCGGCTCCGGCGGCTTCGGACTCGACGGCATGCGGGCGCGCGCCGAGCGGATCGCCGGAACCGTGGCCGTCGAATCGGAGCCGGGCCAGGGCACGGCGGTGTCGGCTCGCGTACCGTTGGTCCGCCATGGCTGA
- a CDS encoding ABC transporter permease produces the protein MTTAAPAPDTAPAPRRVPAWATVLRTEARLFGREPGALFWILLFPTLLMTILGLIPSFREASDDIGGRRVIDLYVPVAVLLAMVMAGLQAMPPVLAGYRERGILRRMSATPVRPSVLLSAQLVLHGAAVLASAVLALAVGRVAFGVALPGQPAGYALAMVVTTASALALGATVCAVSRTQKIATAVGSVIFFPSMFTSGVWLPVQTMPGTLRSIVEFTPLGAASQALDRAAAGSWPAWTDLGVTGLWAVLLTAAAVRWFRWE, from the coding sequence ATGACCACCGCCGCCCCCGCCCCCGACACGGCCCCGGCGCCCCGACGCGTCCCGGCGTGGGCCACCGTGCTGCGGACCGAGGCCCGCCTCTTCGGCCGGGAACCCGGAGCGCTGTTCTGGATCCTCCTCTTCCCGACGCTGCTCATGACGATCCTGGGGCTGATCCCGTCCTTCCGGGAGGCGTCCGACGACATCGGCGGCCGTCGCGTCATCGACCTCTACGTCCCGGTCGCCGTGCTGCTCGCGATGGTCATGGCCGGGCTGCAGGCGATGCCGCCCGTCCTCGCCGGCTACCGCGAACGCGGCATCCTGCGCCGGATGTCGGCCACCCCGGTCCGTCCCTCCGTGCTGCTCTCCGCCCAGCTCGTCCTGCACGGCGCGGCGGTGCTCGCGTCCGCCGTACTGGCACTGGCCGTCGGCCGCGTCGCCTTCGGTGTCGCCCTGCCGGGGCAGCCCGCCGGCTACGCGCTCGCCATGGTGGTGACGACGGCGAGCGCACTGGCGCTGGGCGCCACGGTCTGCGCCGTATCGCGCACCCAGAAGATCGCCACTGCCGTCGGATCGGTGATCTTCTTCCCGTCCATGTTCACCTCGGGCGTGTGGCTGCCCGTCCAGACCATGCCCGGCACACTCCGGAGCATCGTGGAGTTCACGCCGCTGGGCGCGGCCTCGCAGGCCCTCGACCGTGCCGCGGCGGGCAGTTGGCCGGCCTGGACGGACCTCGGCGTCACGGGGCTGTGGGCCGTGCTGCTCACGGCCGCGGCCGTCCGCTGGTTCCGCTGGGAGTGA
- a CDS encoding ABC transporter ATP-binding protein: MCRPPAARESRAMEIVRVNGLRKAYGGRPAVDGVSFGVEEGEIFGILGPNGAGKTTTVECVEGLRTPDSGTVEVAGLDPVADHEKVTRLLGAQLQESELQPKLTVREALELYSSFYERPADWRPLAERLGLVSKLGDRFAKLSGGQKQRLFIALALIGDPRVVVLDELTTGLDPRARRDTWQLIEEVRDRGVTVLLVTHFMEEAQRLCDRIAVIDKGRVAALDTPAGLIGRSTASTVISFTPSGPLDERDLAALPQVASVTTTDGRIVVHGTDETVTAVISLLAGLGITARQLRVSETSLDDAFLDLTEERL, from the coding sequence ATGTGCCGGCCACCGGCCGCGCGGGAGTCTCGTGCCATGGAGATCGTCCGAGTGAACGGCCTGCGCAAGGCCTACGGTGGCAGGCCCGCGGTCGACGGGGTGAGTTTCGGTGTCGAGGAGGGAGAGATCTTCGGGATCCTCGGCCCGAACGGCGCCGGGAAGACCACCACCGTCGAATGCGTGGAAGGCCTCAGGACCCCCGACTCCGGCACGGTCGAGGTCGCCGGCCTCGACCCGGTGGCCGACCACGAGAAGGTCACCCGGCTGCTCGGCGCGCAGCTCCAGGAGAGCGAGCTCCAGCCCAAGCTCACGGTGCGTGAGGCGCTGGAGCTGTACTCGTCCTTCTACGAGCGGCCGGCCGACTGGCGGCCGCTCGCCGAGCGGCTCGGCCTGGTGTCCAAGCTCGGCGACCGGTTCGCGAAGCTGTCCGGCGGCCAGAAGCAGCGCCTGTTCATCGCGCTGGCCCTGATCGGCGACCCACGGGTGGTCGTCCTCGACGAGCTGACCACCGGACTCGACCCGCGTGCCCGCCGTGACACCTGGCAGCTGATCGAGGAAGTGCGGGACCGCGGCGTCACCGTCCTGCTGGTCACCCACTTCATGGAGGAGGCGCAACGCCTCTGCGACCGGATCGCCGTCATCGACAAGGGAAGGGTCGCCGCGCTCGACACCCCCGCCGGGCTGATCGGCCGGTCCACCGCGTCCACCGTCATCTCCTTCACCCCCTCCGGCCCGCTCGACGAGCGGGACCTGGCCGCGCTTCCGCAGGTCGCCTCCGTCACCACCACCGACGGCCGGATCGTCGTCCACGGCACCGACGAGACGGTCACCGCCGTGATCTCCCTGCTGGCCGGGCTCGGCATCACCGCCCGTCAGCTCCGGGTCTCCGAGACCTCCTTGGACGACGCGTTCCTCGACCTCACCGAAGAGAGGCTCTGA
- a CDS encoding ABC transporter ATP-binding protein — translation MPTTHSDTPDTTDRSAVRSLQRLWPYVRPVRARLFSAAFVAIVASCLSLVIPLVLKWIVDGPVAAGDPGGVWFGALVLLLLGVAEAVLIGFRRWLVARPLAGVKAAMRADLFRHLQRLPVAFHDRWASGQLLSRGTTDLMLLRMFLAFPLTFLLVNATTILVGFVILLGQEWTLGLVLLVPVLPLVVVCSLFEARYSLVARKAQDQVGDLTTVVEESVLGIRIIKGFGRHRSQAEAFRGLSERLRGTELGKARLLGSVWALITIIPELAIGAALVLGTIQVADGSLSAGTLVAFLSTALALRWPVDSIGFLLAMSQEAATAADRYFEVMDAAEERDTHDGPRTADEGHPRDGAAGARPAGVPAKTGGLRFDGVAFRYPDAPAGSAPVLARIDLHVRPGETMALVGGTGSGKTTLTALVPRLYEPTSGRITLDGQDITTMPRIRLRELVSVAFEEPTLFSASVAENVLMGAQGADDEELRRSLDIAQAGFVDALPHGAATQVGEQGLSLSGGQRQRLALARAVVGGPRFLVLDDPLSALDVHTEALVEAALRRVLEDTTALVVAHRPSTVMLADRVALLSGGRIAAVGTHHELLRTNAEYAWLMSGAEGPDGPVDLMDRPGTGAPDRGRTPKGRTDAAGTARTEGTSR, via the coding sequence ATGCCCACAACACATTCGGATACCCCTGACACCACGGACCGCTCCGCCGTGCGTTCGCTTCAGCGGCTGTGGCCGTACGTGCGCCCCGTCCGTGCACGCCTGTTCAGCGCGGCCTTCGTCGCCATAGTCGCCTCCTGCCTCAGCCTGGTCATCCCGCTGGTGCTGAAGTGGATCGTCGACGGGCCGGTCGCGGCGGGCGATCCGGGCGGGGTGTGGTTCGGGGCCCTGGTCCTGCTGTTGCTGGGTGTCGCGGAGGCGGTGCTAATCGGCTTCCGGCGATGGCTGGTGGCGCGGCCCCTCGCGGGCGTGAAGGCGGCCATGCGGGCGGACCTCTTCCGCCATCTGCAGCGCCTTCCGGTGGCCTTCCACGACCGGTGGGCCTCCGGCCAGTTGCTGTCCCGCGGCACCACGGACCTGATGCTGCTGCGGATGTTCCTGGCGTTCCCGCTGACCTTCCTGCTCGTCAACGCCACCACGATCCTCGTCGGTTTCGTGATCCTGCTGGGGCAGGAGTGGACGCTGGGGCTCGTCCTCCTTGTCCCCGTCCTGCCGCTGGTGGTCGTCTGTTCGCTCTTCGAGGCGCGCTACTCACTGGTGGCGCGGAAGGCGCAGGACCAGGTGGGCGACCTGACGACGGTCGTCGAGGAGAGCGTCCTCGGCATCCGCATCATCAAGGGCTTCGGACGGCACCGCAGCCAGGCGGAGGCGTTCCGGGGACTCTCGGAACGGCTGCGCGGCACCGAACTGGGCAAGGCGCGGCTGCTGGGCAGTGTGTGGGCGCTGATCACGATCATTCCCGAACTGGCCATCGGCGCGGCGCTGGTGCTGGGCACGATCCAGGTCGCCGACGGTTCGCTGTCGGCGGGCACGCTCGTGGCCTTCCTGTCGACGGCCCTGGCACTGCGCTGGCCGGTGGACTCGATCGGTTTCCTGCTGGCCATGAGCCAGGAGGCGGCGACCGCCGCCGACCGCTACTTCGAGGTGATGGACGCCGCGGAGGAACGCGACACGCACGACGGTCCGCGGACCGCGGACGAGGGACACCCGCGGGACGGCGCCGCGGGGGCCCGCCCGGCCGGCGTTCCGGCGAAGACCGGTGGACTGCGGTTCGACGGGGTCGCGTTCCGTTACCCGGACGCGCCCGCGGGAAGTGCCCCGGTCCTTGCCCGGATCGACCTCCATGTGCGGCCCGGCGAGACCATGGCCCTGGTGGGCGGCACGGGCAGCGGCAAGACCACCCTCACGGCGCTGGTGCCGAGGCTGTACGAGCCGACGTCCGGGCGGATCACGCTCGACGGGCAGGACATCACCACCATGCCGCGGATACGGCTGCGCGAGCTGGTGTCGGTGGCGTTCGAGGAACCGACGCTGTTCTCGGCGAGCGTCGCGGAGAACGTCCTGATGGGCGCTCAGGGCGCCGACGACGAGGAGCTGCGCCGCTCGCTGGACATCGCGCAGGCCGGCTTCGTCGACGCGCTGCCGCACGGCGCCGCCACCCAGGTCGGCGAGCAGGGCCTCAGTCTGTCCGGCGGTCAGCGCCAGCGCCTCGCGCTGGCCCGCGCCGTCGTCGGCGGGCCGCGCTTCCTGGTGCTCGACGATCCGCTCTCGGCGCTCGACGTGCACACGGAGGCCCTGGTGGAGGCGGCCCTGCGCCGGGTGCTGGAGGACACCACCGCGCTGGTGGTGGCGCACCGGCCGTCGACGGTGATGCTCGCCGACCGGGTCGCGCTGCTGTCGGGCGGCCGGATCGCCGCAGTCGGCACCCATCACGAACTGCTGCGGACGAACGCCGAGTACGCCTGGCTGATGTCCGGCGCGGAGGGGCCCGACGGCCCGGTCGACCTGATGGACCGGCCCGGTACCGGCGCTCCCGACCGTGGAAGGACACCGAAGGGTCGGACGGACGCGGCCGGGACCGCGCGGACTGAAGGGACGTCACGGTGA
- a CDS encoding ABC transporter ATP-binding protein has product MAARPATGPAAAAAHLDGTAPPGKGEPAGDPFDRDALPAPAGATGALLRSLLAPRRARVALAAVLLLLQQAAVQAGPLLVAYAIDRGVPAFRARDYGPLVAVGTGYALCAVAAGALQYAFIRASARVNQDVLLDLRGRIFRHAQALSVDFHERYTSGRLISRSTTDVESLRELLSEGLQELIGVVLAFVYISAMLLWLDLGIGGMAVASFVPLYLLVRIYRRRAKSVFMNRSTAIAAVIVKFAETMNGIRPVRAFRRERANDTDFGVLNHRHERTNGDALLEMARYVVGSRLVANTAVAAMVLWGAYRVAQGTLALGVLAAAVLYLRRLYDPIDRLGMFLNSYQSAAASLEKIAGLLAQEPTVPEAREPRELPVRGAGTPGREVVFEQVGFAYRTGGEVLPRFDLTIPAGQTVAVVGSTGAGKSTLAKLLARFYDPTEGRILLDGTDLRDLAVPDLRRGVVMVTQEAFLFSGTVAENIALGRPEASRADIEQAAKAIGAHDFIESLPDGYDTDVRKRGGRISAGQRQLVSFARALLADPAVLILDEATSSLDIPGERAVQRAMDTVLEGRTAVVIAHRLSTVEIADRVLVMEHGRIVEDGPPRELIGGEGRFAGLHKAWRDSVVG; this is encoded by the coding sequence CTGGCGGCCCGCCCCGCGACCGGACCCGCGGCCGCTGCCGCTCACCTCGACGGCACGGCACCGCCCGGGAAGGGCGAGCCGGCGGGTGACCCGTTCGACCGGGACGCCCTGCCCGCGCCGGCCGGCGCGACCGGCGCCCTGCTGCGCTCCCTCCTCGCGCCCCGCCGGGCCCGGGTCGCCCTCGCGGCGGTTCTGCTGCTCCTCCAGCAGGCGGCCGTCCAGGCGGGACCGCTGCTGGTGGCGTACGCCATCGACCGCGGCGTCCCGGCCTTCCGCGCGCGGGACTACGGCCCGCTGGTCGCCGTCGGCACCGGGTACGCGCTGTGCGCGGTGGCCGCGGGAGCGCTCCAGTACGCCTTCATCCGCGCCTCCGCCCGGGTCAACCAGGACGTGCTCCTCGATCTGCGGGGCCGTATCTTCCGCCACGCCCAGGCGCTGAGCGTCGACTTCCACGAGCGGTACACCTCCGGCCGGCTGATCTCCCGCTCGACGACCGACGTCGAGTCGCTGCGCGAGCTGCTGAGCGAGGGCCTTCAGGAACTCATCGGCGTCGTGCTGGCCTTCGTGTACATCTCGGCGATGCTGCTCTGGCTCGACCTCGGGATCGGCGGCATGGCGGTCGCGTCGTTCGTGCCGCTCTATCTGCTGGTGCGCATCTACCGGCGGCGGGCCAAGTCCGTCTTCATGAACCGCTCGACGGCGATCGCGGCGGTCATCGTGAAGTTCGCGGAGACCATGAACGGCATCCGTCCGGTGCGTGCGTTCCGCCGCGAGCGGGCCAACGACACCGACTTCGGGGTGCTCAACCACCGCCACGAACGCACCAACGGCGACGCCCTGCTGGAGATGGCGCGCTATGTCGTCGGCTCCCGGCTCGTCGCCAACACCGCTGTCGCGGCGATGGTGCTGTGGGGCGCGTACCGGGTGGCGCAGGGCACGCTCGCGCTCGGTGTGCTGGCCGCGGCCGTGCTGTACCTGCGGCGGCTGTACGACCCGATCGACCGGCTCGGGATGTTCCTCAACTCCTACCAGTCGGCGGCCGCCTCACTGGAGAAGATCGCGGGCCTGCTGGCGCAGGAACCGACGGTCCCCGAGGCGCGCGAGCCGCGTGAGCTGCCGGTGCGCGGGGCCGGCACGCCGGGCCGCGAGGTCGTGTTCGAGCAGGTCGGCTTCGCCTACCGCACCGGCGGGGAGGTGCTGCCACGGTTCGACCTGACGATCCCGGCCGGGCAGACCGTCGCGGTCGTCGGCTCGACCGGCGCGGGCAAGTCGACCCTGGCCAAGCTGCTGGCCCGCTTCTACGACCCCACGGAGGGCCGGATCCTGCTCGACGGCACCGACCTGCGGGACCTGGCCGTACCGGACCTGCGCCGGGGGGTGGTGATGGTGACCCAGGAGGCGTTCCTGTTCTCCGGGACGGTCGCGGAGAACATCGCGCTCGGGCGGCCGGAGGCGAGCCGGGCGGACATCGAGCAGGCGGCCAAGGCGATCGGCGCCCATGACTTCATCGAGTCCCTGCCCGACGGCTACGACACCGACGTGCGCAAGCGGGGCGGACGGATCTCCGCCGGCCAGCGGCAGTTGGTTTCCTTCGCGCGGGCCCTGCTCGCCGACCCGGCGGTACTGATCCTCGACGAGGCGACGAGTTCGCTGGACATCCCCGGCGAGCGGGCGGTGCAGCGGGCGATGGACACGGTGCTCGAGGGCCGGACGGCGGTGGTCATCGCACACCGGCTGTCGACGGTCGAGATCGCGGACCGGGTGCTGGTGATGGAGCACGGCCGGATCGTCGAGGACGGCCCGCCCCGTGAACTGATCGGCGGCGAGGGCAGGTTCGCGGGGCTGCACAAGGCCTGGCGGGACAGCGTGGTGGGCTGA